Proteins encoded within one genomic window of Setaria italica strain Yugu1 chromosome IV, Setaria_italica_v2.0, whole genome shotgun sequence:
- the LOC101760014 gene encoding muscle M-line assembly protein unc-89, whose protein sequence is MQRKQPPMATRPSPRSSDGTRPRSKSGAGRPPSSPRSSDPSRPSTGRSAAASDKPLPSFLRPTVSSSLHSSSSSSSLVSPSSSSSSSKGAAATARRSADKAPAQPLGALRPITPKDKAKAPAAASASSSTTRWSAVSPRQLMQKASNALRATSKSHGKKSKEAAASGKGGAKGEAARARSQQPETPAEPSPAVTPVDSEEPILYEPEGGVQDEEHVATSSREAVSTDIATVEERDHEEQAVEVEKTILEEPEAVKEAPPEPQLQEEKPQSSAVAETEAESQKNAEDESPAVVVEEAAVKEAATPVGQDEPATSTVAEKVVEETKAEERQQEDALKPEEITENSETSVISDEQSNEERNVISEELSKEGSSMISEERPKEASSLISEELKEEPSVISEEQEEANPAPIQKHEEVAEEAEVAAGSSASAPTTPLKEAADDDGDEEAVAKQVSASEPVTPVAEAISKSKAVIETQQSASAPVTPVNAAKKSGPSKPQATIPEESAAMAFKGRKVKTAMEKRSDEEQPKKKEVARSNDVLEEAKSKLMEKRKSKVKALVGAFETVMDSPRAS, encoded by the coding sequence ATGCAGCGGAAGCAGCCGCCCATGGCCACACGGCCGTCGCCGCGGTCGAGCGACGGCACGCGCCCAAGAAGCAAGAGCGGGGCCGGCAGGCCACCGTCGAGCCCGCGCAGCTCCGACCCGTCGCGCCCGTCCACGGGCCGCTCGGCTGCGGCTTCCGACAAGCCGTTGCCGTCGTTCCTCCGCCCCACCGTGAGCTCGTCGCTGCACAGCTCCtcgtcctcttcttccttggtgtcgccctcctcctcctcctccagctccaagggcgccgccgccacggcgaggCGGTCCGCCGACAAGGCCCCGGCGCAGCCGCTGGGCGCGCTGCGGCCGATCACTCCCAAGGACAAGGCCAAggcgcccgcggcggcatcggcgTCGTCATCCACGACGCGATGGTCCGCGGTGTCGCCTAGGCAGCTGATGCAGAAGGCGTCCAACGCCCTCAGAGCCACCAGCAAGTCCCACGGCAAGAAAagcaaggaggcggcggcgtccggcaaGGGCGGAGCCAAAGGCGAGGCGGCGAGAGCACGGTCCCAGCAGCCTGAGACGCCCGCCGAgccgtcgccggccgtgacCCCCGTGGACTCGGAGGAGCCTATCCTGTACGAGCCTGAAGGTGGTGTTCAAGATGAAGAGCACGTAGCGACGTCGTCGCGGGAGGCTGTCAGTACTGACATCGCCAccgtggaggagagagatcaCGAAGAGCAGGCCGTCGAGGTGGAGAAGACCATACTGGAGGAGCCTGAGGCTGTGAAGGaagcgccgccggagccgcagcTGCAAGAAGAGAAGCCGCAAAGCAGTGCGGTTGCGGAGACAGAGGCGGAGTCCCAGAAGAATGCAGAGGATGAGTCGCCGGCCGTCGTCGTAGAAGAAGCCGCGGTGAAGGAGGCAGCAACACCGGTGGGACAAGACGAGCCGGCCACCAGCACAGTGGCAGAGAAGGTCGTCGAAGAGACGAAGGCCGAGGAGAGGCAACAGGAAGATGCTCTGAAACCAGAAGAGATCACAGAGAACTCTGAAACGAGCGTGATCTCTGATGAACAATCAAACGAAGAAAGAAATGTGATATCTGAAGAACTGTCAAAGGAAGGAAGCAGCATGATCTCTGAAGAACGGCCAAAGGAAGCAAGCAGCTTAATCTCTGAAGAACTCAAGGAGGAACCGAGCGTGATCTCTGAAGAACAAGAGGAAGCAAATCCTGCGCCTATCCAGAAGCACGAGGAGGTGGCCGAGGAGGCTGAAGTGGCTGCTGGATCGAGCGCGTCAGCCCCGACAACGCCACTGAAAGAAGCAgctgacgacgacggcgacgaggaggcagTGGCCAAACAGGTGAGCGCTTCGGAGCCCGTAACGCCGGTTGCAGAAGCCATCAGCAAGAGCAAGGCGGTGATCGAGACGCAGCAGAGCGCATCGGCGCCAGTGACGCCGGTGAACGCCGCCAAGAAGAGCGGCCCATCAAAGCCGCAGGCGACGATCCCCGAGGAGTCCGCGGCGATGGCGTTCAAGGGGCGCAAGGTGAAGACGGCCATGGAGAAGCGGTCGGACGAGGAGCAGCCCAAGAAGAAGGAGGTGGCGCGGAGCAATGACGTGCTCGAGGAGGCCAAGAGCAAGCTgatggagaagaggaagagcaaGGTGAAGGCGCTGGTGGGCGCGTTCGAGACCGTCATGGACAGCCCCCGGGCAAGTTGA
- the LOC101773789 gene encoding protein STAR1 → MDSASRQQQSQTNHGVELVIAPTFRLSDDEEDEEARELLLDVGGLLAGGGAAGAAAPAAAGPPKIRVRELRRQAAGGQEILRGVDLDVPRGVVMGVIGPSGSGKSTLLRALNRLWEPAPGAVLLDGADICGLDVRTLRRRVGMLFQQPAMFEGTVAYNVRYGPKLRGKELTEAEVQNLLNLADLDPAMSSKPATELSVGQAQRVALARTLANEPEVLLLDEPTSALDPISTQNIEDTIVRLNKTRGLTAVIVSHSVKQIQRIADLVCLLVAGEIVEVLPPSELSSAKHPMARRFLELS, encoded by the exons ATGGACTCAGCTTCACGTCAGCAACAATCCCAGACGAACCATGGCGTTGAGCTTGTCATCGCACCAACGTTTCGCTTGTCCGACgatgaggaagacgaagaagcCAGGGAGCTCCTGCTGGACGTGGGCGGGCtactcgccggcggcggagctgctggggcggcggcgccggcagcggctgGTCCCCCCAAGATACGGGTGCGCGAGCtgaggcggcaggcggcgggcggccaggAGATCCTGCGCGGCGTCGACCTGGACGTGCCGCGCGGCGTGGTGATGGGCGTCATCGGGcccagcggcagcggcaagtCCACGCTGCTCCGCGCGCTCAACCGCCTCTGGGAGCCCGCGCCCGGCGCCGTGCTCCTCGACGGCGCCGACATCTGCGGCCTCGACGTCCGCACGCTCCGGCGAAgggtcggcatgctcttccaGCAACCTGCCATGTTCGAAG GAACCGTGGCGTACAACGTGCGCTATGGGCCAAAGCTGCGTGGCAAGGAGCTCACCGAAGCCGAAGTGCAGAATCTGCTGAACCTGGCCGACCTGGATCCTGCCATGTCCTCCAAGCCGGCCACCGAGCTGTCCGTCGGCCAGGCGCAGCGCGTCGCCTTGGCACGCACGCTCGCCAACGAACCCGAG GTGCTCCTGTTGGATGAACCGACGAGCGCGCTGGACCCCATATCCACACAGAACATCGAGGACACCATTGTGCGGCTGAACAAGACGAGGGGGCTCACCGCTGTGATCGTCTCCCACAGCGTGAAGCAGATCCAGCGCATCGCGGACCTGGTGTGCCTCCTTGTCGCCGGCGAAATCGTGGAGGTTCTTCCACCGTCCGAGCTGTCTAGTGCCAAGCATCCGATGGCACGGCGCTTCCTCGAGCTTAGCTAG
- the LOC101759202 gene encoding protein STAR1, with translation MGPRGGETGQWGPGRMGHRTVVLLRRYISSLSLHDPTLFNYGAGDLQEHLLDVDGPADGAGAAHPKIRVRGLRRLADATGDEILRGVDLDVPRGVVMGVIGPSGSGKSTLLRALNRLWEPAPGAVLLDGADIRGIDVLALRRRVGMLFQLPAMFDGTVADNVRYGPQLRGKKLTEAEVKNLLSMADLDPALSSKPASELSVGQAQRVALARTLANDPEVLLLDEPTSALDPISTQNIEEAIVRLKKARGLTTVLVSHSVKQIQRIADLVCLVVSGEIVEVLAPSELSGAKHPMARRFLELSN, from the exons ATGGGGCCTCGTGGCGGGGAGACGGGGCAGTGGGGGCCTGGCCGGATGGGCCATCGGACAGTTGTGCTGCTCCGCCG GTACATCAGCAGCCTCAGCTTACACGATCCTACCCTGTTTAATTATGGAGCAGGTGATCTCCAGGAGCACCTGCTGGACGTGGACGGccccgccgacggcgccggggcggcgcaTCCCAAGATCCGGGTGCGCGGGCTGCGTCGGCTGGCGGACGCGACGGGCGACGAGATCCTGCGGGGCGTCGACCTGGACGTGCCGCGCGGCGTGGTGATGGGCGTCATCGGGcccagcggcagcggcaagtCCACGCTGCTCCGCGCGCTCAACCGCCTCTGGGAGCCCGCCCCCGGCGCCGTCCTTCTCGACGGCGCCGACATCCGCGGCATCGACGTCCTAGCGCTCCGGCGCAgggtcggcatgctcttccaGCTCCCCGCCATGTTCGACG GAACCGTGGCGGACAACGTGCGCTACGGGCCGCAGCTGCGCGGCAAGAAGCTCACGGAAGCCGAAGTGAAGAATCTGCTGAGCATGGCCGATCTGGACCCTGCTCTGTCCTCCAAGCCGGCCTCCGAGCTGTCCGTCGGCCAGGCGCAGCGCGTCGCCTTGGCCCGGACCCTCGCCAACGACCCCGAG gtgctgctgctggacgAGCCGACGAGCGCGCTGGACCCCATCTCCACGCAGAACATCGAGGAGGCGATCGTGCGGCTGAAGAAGGCGAGGGGGCTCACCACGGTGCTCGTCTCCCACAGCGTGAAGCAGATCCAGCGCATCGCCGACCTGGTGTGCCTCGTCGTCTCCGGCGAGATCGTCGAGGTGCTCGCGCCGTCCGAGCTGTCCGGCGCCAAGCACCCCATGGCCAGGCGCTTCTTGGAGCTCAGCAACTGA
- the LOC101774193 gene encoding E3 ubiquitin-protein ligase MBR2 produces MDESSSRSAAPIGFLRRGSGISLRNQSNEDRPSQYNNRPGKSTNLNPVKARFTENKEKPRYLQGPFHSSGSKASSVSSSKAPVRKYHDERQKRPFLAEADIAESSNGRTEVRRLQCGKKAVANEHRHPYTQKGTSGGSSSSTFTEGGLPEEHDLGVLDFSVSSRSSARTIDSGNTALSGMEHRQKDREELSSGRPQGASTFVNRRTVPQSFTTGAKLSSAPGTTSTALQRRGLKSLGCTSISDVLPSGCSSSDSVHNRRVEVTKKRTSDAGSSSRSRGINEQSNLGQPRASLPRPRAAEQSARTNSTSVQDSTDSVRTRRPSTLRARERMPGEREDGVFALRETVTRVRRPERGHFPTDDISPQRLARPFYGELPHAVYSSNRQGSSSRTARRRSPSHPEERPQQMFHGLFGERDGYRHINMEGIAEVLLALDRIEHDDDLTYEQLLVLETNLLLSGLGLHDQHQDMRLDIDNMSYEELLALEEHIGSVSTALTEEQFAKCINQSVYEARNSDRDGNNIEVDDVKCSICQEEYVEGEEIGRMQCEHQYHVCCIHEWLRQKNWCPICKASAIPSEVDKGDA; encoded by the exons ATGGACGAATCTTCCAGTAGGTCCGCTGCCCCAATTGGGTTTCTTAGAAGAGGCTCTGGCATTTCCTTGAGAAATCAAAGCAATGAGGATAGGCCAAGCCAATACAACAATAGGCCAGGGAAGAGTACAAATCTCAATCCTGTGAAAGCCCGATTCACTGAAAATAAGGAGAAGCCAAGGTATTTACAGGGTCCATTCCATTCATCAGGCTCCAAGGCCTCATCTGTGAGCTCTTCAAAAGCTCCTGTTAGAAAATATCACGATGAAAGGCAAAAAAGGCCCTTTTTGGCAGAGGCAGACATTGCTGAAAGCAGCAACGGAAGAACTGAAGTCAGACGTCTACAATGTGGCAAGAAAGCTGTTGCTAATGAACATAGGCATCCATACACACAGAAGGGTACATCAGGAGGTTCGTCATCCTCAACATTTACTGAAGGAGGCTTGCCAGAAGAACATGATCTTGGAGTTTTAGACTTTTCTGTTTCTTCAAGGAGTTCTGCACGTACTATTGATTCTGGAAATACTGCATTGAGTGGTATGGAACATAGGCAAAAGGATAGAGAAGAATTGAGTTCAGGTAGACCTCAAGGTGCTTCCACTTTTGTTAATCGGCGTACTGTACCTCAAAGTTTCACCACTGGTGCCAAGTTATCAAGTGCCCCTGGTACCACCAGTACTGCACTGCAGAGACGTGGTCTAAAAAGCCTTGGTTGCACTTCAATATCTGATGTTTTGCCTTCaggttgttcttcttctgattCTGTTCACAATAGGAGGGTTGAAGTTACTAAGAAGAGAACTTCAGATGCAGGAAGTTCTTCAAGATCAAGGGGAATAAATGAACAATCTAATTTAGGTCAGCCACGTGCTAGTTTGCCTAGACCTAGAGCTGCTGAACAATCAGCAAGGACCAATAGCACAAGTGTTCAGGATTCCACAGATTCAGTAAGGACTAGACGACCTTCTACTCTGCGTGCCAGGGAGAGGATGCCGGGTGAAAGAGAGGACGGTGTATTTGCTCTTCGTGAGACTGTTACGAGGGTTCGTCGTCCAGAAAGAGGTCATTTTCCCACGGATGACATTTCCCCACAGAGACTAGCAAGACCCTTTTATGGAGAATTGCCTCATGCAGTTTATTCATCTAATCGTCAAGGCTCAAGTAGTCGGACAGCAAGGAGGAGGTCTCCTTCTCATCCTGAAGAAAGGCCTCAACAAATGTTCCACGGTCTTTTTGGGGAGAGAGATGGCTACAGACACATAAACATGGAAGGAATTGCAGAG GTGTTGCTAGCATTGGATAGGattgaacatgatgatgatttgacTTACGAG cAATTGCTGGTGTTGGAAACTAATCTTCTTCTGAGTGGCCTTGGCTTGCATGATCAGCACCAAGATATGAGATTGGATATCGACAATATGTCGTATGAG GAACTACTAGCTTTGGAAGAGCATATTGGCTCAGTGAGTACTGCCCTTACTGAGGAGCAATTTGCCAAGTGTATCAACCAAAGTGTGTACGAAGCAAGAAATTCAGATAGAGATGGGAACAACATTGAAGTAGATGATGTCAAATGTAGCATATGTCAG GAGGAATACGTTGAAGGAGAAGAGATTGGTAGGATGCAATGTGAACATCAGTACCATGTGTGCTGCATTCACGAATGGCTAAGGCAGAAGAACTGGTGTCCAATATGCAAAGCTTCAGCAATACCATCAGAGGTGGACAAGGGAGACGCGTGA